A DNA window from Tistrella bauzanensis contains the following coding sequences:
- the nrdR gene encoding transcriptional regulator NrdR codes for MRCPFCGNEETQVKDSRPAEDGAAIRRRRHCAACGARFTTFERVQLRDLVVVKKDGVREPFEREKLARSIRIAVRKRPVEAEQVERMVSAIHRRLEGMGETEIESRIIGELVMEALIGVDKIAYVRFASVYRDFREVGDFQALIGSLAGGMPTPMADGGGNDDV; via the coding sequence ATGCGCTGCCCGTTCTGTGGCAACGAAGAGACCCAGGTGAAGGACAGCCGCCCGGCTGAAGACGGTGCCGCCATCCGGCGGCGCCGTCATTGTGCTGCCTGTGGCGCCCGCTTCACCACCTTCGAGCGCGTCCAGCTTCGTGATCTGGTGGTCGTGAAGAAGGATGGCGTCCGCGAACCGTTCGAGCGCGAGAAGCTGGCGCGATCGATCCGGATCGCGGTGCGCAAGCGCCCGGTCGAGGCCGAGCAGGTGGAGCGGATGGTCAGCGCCATCCATCGCCGCCTGGAAGGCATGGGCGAGACCGAGATCGAGAGCCGGATCATCGGCGAACTGGTGATGGAGGCTCTGATCGGCGTCGACAAGATCGCCTATGTCCGTTTCGCGTCGGTCTATCGCGACTTCCGCGAGGTGGGCGACTTCCAGGCCCTGATCGGCAGCCTGGCGGGCGGCATGCCGACGCCGATGGCCGATGGCGGCGGGAATGACGATGTCTGA
- a CDS encoding nuclear transport factor 2 family protein, with translation MTNDTLDHLNQVIQDYFDALYDCDVSKLQRVFHPRAIYATADETPFLYRTMDEYFPVVAARQSPASRGERRRDHIDGIDLAGDNTAVARVRCSIGSRDFVDFLTFVRVDGTWRIIAKVFQITETRQPEV, from the coding sequence ATGACGAACGACACGCTCGACCATCTCAACCAGGTCATTCAGGATTATTTCGACGCGCTCTACGACTGCGACGTCAGCAAGCTCCAGCGTGTCTTCCATCCCAGGGCCATCTATGCCACGGCGGACGAGACACCGTTCCTGTATCGGACCATGGATGAGTATTTTCCGGTTGTCGCCGCGCGGCAATCCCCGGCATCTCGCGGCGAACGGCGTCGTGATCACATCGACGGGATCGATCTTGCCGGAGACAATACGGCCGTTGCGCGCGTGCGCTGCTCCATCGGCTCACGAGATTTCGTGGATTTCCTGACATTCGTCCGGGTGGACGGAACCTGGCGGATCATCGCCAAGGTTTTCCAGATCACCGAGACCAGACAACCGGAGGTGTGA
- a CDS encoding MucR family transcriptional regulator: MSDSSETSIIAHDKLLSMAAQIVAAYVSHNTLPAQQLPEVIQTVYSALSDQRNGGTSPQEAVREEAQKPAVPVRKSITPDYIVCLEDGKKLKMLKRHLRANYGMTPEEYRAKWGLAPDYPMVAPNYAQQRSDFAKKIGLGRATNAPRARGGRRAAQA; encoded by the coding sequence ATGTCGGATAGTTCCGAGACCAGTATCATCGCCCATGACAAACTGCTGAGCATGGCAGCGCAGATCGTGGCGGCCTATGTCAGCCACAATACCCTGCCCGCCCAGCAACTGCCCGAAGTGATCCAGACGGTGTATTCGGCGCTGAGCGATCAGCGCAATGGCGGCACGTCGCCACAGGAAGCGGTGCGCGAAGAGGCGCAGAAGCCGGCCGTGCCGGTGCGCAAGTCCATCACGCCCGATTACATCGTGTGCCTGGAAGACGGCAAGAAGCTGAAGATGCTGAAGCGTCATCTCCGCGCCAATTACGGGATGACGCCGGAAGAATATCGCGCGAAATGGGGCCTGGCGCCGGACTATCCGATGGTGGCGCCGAATTACGCCCAGCAGCGGTCGGACTTCGCCAAGAAGATCGGCCTTGGCCGCGCCACCAACGCACCCCGCGCCCGTGGCGGCCGCCGCGCCGCCCAGGCCTGA
- a CDS encoding patatin-like phospholipase family protein yields the protein MTRPVAPTRTSNDPQTSAAAHNPPVRPGPAPAAMAAADPTPRSPPVADPLPAADPVPPRRRRRRRADAAARRGDPAPQALRPPVIGVALGSGSARGWAHIGVLDGLLREGVTPTVVAGASAGAIVGAFYAAGRLDEFESWVRALTRLKVVRLGDFRMGGGGLVAGDRLASVLREAFGDTRIESLPMPFGAIATDLASGQEVWLTEGDLVDALRASMSIPGIFAPVRMGGRLLVDGGLVNPVPVSLCRHLGAEAVIAVTLHGDLAGYRRRLRIDAARQAAAGPSSARPIDGADAIARAADEDRPSGHAHGPSLQAHPSAHAHGLARGAPAGVASAVPDRRGARRLLGFGGRLIGFGPRGAAEIERRAVAQAGRATHPGIGDVMMSAIAIMQDRISRSRMAGDPPDLVLAPRVGHIRWMEFDHGAQAIGEGTACVVRSRAALQDLRHLHDPAPGTRPGDLADGGDPDIGNGS from the coding sequence ATGACCAGACCCGTCGCGCCAACCCGAACCAGCAACGATCCTCAAACTTCTGCCGCAGCGCACAACCCGCCGGTGCGCCCCGGACCGGCACCGGCAGCCATGGCGGCAGCCGATCCGACACCCAGATCGCCCCCTGTGGCGGACCCGTTGCCGGCGGCCGATCCGGTGCCGCCACGGCGCCGGCGGCGCCGGCGTGCCGATGCCGCCGCCCGTCGCGGCGATCCGGCGCCGCAGGCGCTTCGCCCGCCGGTGATCGGCGTGGCGCTGGGTTCAGGGTCGGCGCGCGGCTGGGCCCATATCGGTGTTCTGGACGGCCTGCTGCGCGAGGGCGTGACCCCGACGGTCGTGGCGGGCGCCAGCGCCGGAGCGATTGTCGGTGCGTTCTATGCGGCCGGCCGGCTGGATGAATTCGAAAGCTGGGTACGGGCGCTGACTCGGCTGAAAGTGGTGCGGCTGGGTGATTTTCGGATGGGGGGCGGTGGTCTGGTCGCCGGCGACAGGCTGGCATCGGTGCTGCGCGAGGCTTTTGGCGATACCCGGATCGAAAGCCTGCCGATGCCGTTCGGTGCCATCGCCACCGATCTGGCAAGTGGTCAGGAGGTCTGGCTGACCGAAGGCGATCTGGTCGACGCGCTCAGAGCATCGATGAGCATTCCCGGCATCTTCGCGCCGGTGCGCATGGGCGGGCGATTGCTGGTCGATGGCGGGCTGGTCAATCCGGTGCCGGTCTCGCTCTGTCGTCATCTTGGCGCGGAAGCGGTGATCGCCGTCACCCTGCATGGCGATCTGGCCGGCTATCGTCGCCGCTTGCGGATCGATGCCGCGCGGCAGGCCGCAGCGGGCCCGTCAAGCGCCCGCCCGATCGATGGCGCCGATGCGATCGCGCGGGCGGCAGATGAAGACCGGCCGTCGGGCCACGCGCACGGCCCATCGCTGCAGGCCCACCCGTCGGCCCATGCCCACGGGCTTGCGCGCGGGGCACCGGCCGGTGTGGCGAGCGCGGTGCCGGATCGTCGCGGGGCCCGACGGCTGCTGGGGTTCGGTGGCCGGTTGATCGGCTTCGGCCCCCGTGGCGCGGCCGAGATCGAACGCCGGGCAGTGGCACAGGCCGGCCGGGCCACGCATCCCGGCATCGGTGACGTGATGATGAGCGCGATCGCGATCATGCAGGACCGGATCAGCCGCAGCCGTATGGCCGGCGACCCGCCAGATCTGGTTCTGGCGCCCCGTGTCGGCCACATCCGGTGGATGGAGTTCGATCACGGCGCGCAGGCGATCGGTGAAGGGACGGCCTGTGTCGTGCGCAGCCGTGCGGCACTTCAGGATCTCCGCCATCTTCACGATCCGGCGCCAGGCACGCGGCCCGGCGACCTTGCCGACGGTGGTGACCCCGATATCGGGAACGGATCCTGA
- the rpiB gene encoding ribose 5-phosphate isomerase B, translating to MSIDSTRVVAIASDHGGVDLKSTLKKELAARGLEVLDLGTDGSASVDYPDFANALAAAMAEGRAARGVLICGSGIGISIAANRHPHIRAALVHDALTARLSRQHNDANVLVMGERVIGPETARDALDVFLTTAFEGGRHQRRVDKLG from the coding sequence ATGTCCATTGACAGCACCCGCGTCGTGGCGATCGCCTCGGATCATGGCGGCGTCGATCTCAAATCCACGCTGAAGAAAGAGCTTGCCGCCCGTGGCCTGGAGGTTCTCGATCTCGGCACGGATGGCTCTGCATCGGTCGACTATCCCGATTTCGCCAATGCGCTGGCGGCGGCCATGGCCGAAGGCCGTGCGGCCCGCGGCGTGCTGATCTGCGGATCGGGCATCGGCATCTCGATCGCGGCCAACCGTCACCCCCATATCCGTGCGGCCCTGGTGCATGACGCCTTGACCGCGCGCCTGTCGCGGCAGCACAACGACGCCAATGTTCTGGTGATGGGCGAACGGGTGATCGGCCCTGAAACCGCGCGCGATGCCCTGGATGTCTTCCTGACCACCGCCTTCGAAGGCGGCCGTCATCAGCGGCGGGTCGACAAGCTCGGCTGA
- a CDS encoding riboflavin synthase, which produces MFTGIITDIGEIVSVTAPGAGAAEDRRLRIATAYDPDGIDIGASIACSGCCLTVIERGRDSGGRAWFDAEASGETLSKTTLGGWIEGRQINLERAAKVGDELGGHVVLGHVDGIARLMSAIPEGGSWRLVFEVPADLAGFIAPKGSVTLDGISLTVNEVDGMRFGVNIIPHTWTNTTLSERRRGDAINLEIDVLARYVARLNEWQAGIRG; this is translated from the coding sequence ATGTTCACCGGCATCATCACCGATATCGGCGAGATCGTCAGCGTCACGGCCCCCGGGGCCGGGGCTGCCGAAGACCGCCGGCTGCGGATCGCCACGGCCTATGATCCAGACGGCATCGATATCGGCGCATCGATCGCCTGTTCCGGCTGCTGCCTGACGGTGATCGAGCGCGGGCGCGACAGCGGCGGGCGGGCCTGGTTCGATGCCGAAGCCTCGGGCGAGACGCTGTCGAAGACCACGCTCGGCGGCTGGATCGAGGGTCGGCAGATCAATCTGGAGCGGGCGGCGAAGGTCGGCGACGAACTTGGTGGCCATGTCGTGCTGGGCCATGTCGACGGTATTGCCCGTCTGATGTCGGCGATCCCGGAGGGCGGGTCCTGGCGGCTGGTCTTCGAGGTGCCGGCCGATCTGGCGGGCTTCATCGCCCCCAAGGGCTCCGTCACCCTCGACGGGATCTCCCTGACGGTGAACGAGGTCGACGGCATGCGGTTCGGTGTCAACATCATTCCGCACACCTGGACCAACACCACCTTGTCCGAGCGGAGGCGCGGCGATGCGATTAACCTTGAGATCGACGTGCTTGCGCGCTATGTGGCGCGATTGAACGAATGGCAGGCCGGCATCCGCGGCTGA
- the ribD gene encoding bifunctional diaminohydroxyphosphoribosylaminopyrimidine deaminase/5-amino-6-(5-phosphoribosylamino)uracil reductase RibD, whose translation MTHALALAGRGLGRVWPNPAVGCVLVSPDGRVVGRGWTQPGGRPHGEAVALAAAGGAARGATAYVSLEPCAHWGKTPPCADALVAAAVARVVIATGDPDPRVSGRGMETLTRAGVTVDLGLMAAEAGALNAGFFSRILTGRPLVAWKVATTLDGRIATHNGESQWITGPEARAMGHMLRASHDAIMVGVGTALADNPRLTVRVPGLEDRSPVRVVIDSRLKLPLTHALVREAARGRDTGVAPVWLVTRDDADVTRRAALVQAGVEVLGVPDGADGRPDPLRVLEVLGQRGITRVLLEGGGELAASLLRDRLVDRVHWFRAPVVAGGDGLAAARAYGVDHLVDMAAFERLDVLSLGPDIYETYAATGTVAPRI comes from the coding sequence ATGACCCATGCGCTGGCGCTGGCCGGGCGTGGCCTCGGGCGGGTCTGGCCGAACCCCGCCGTCGGTTGCGTGCTGGTGTCGCCCGACGGCCGGGTTGTCGGGCGCGGCTGGACCCAGCCCGGCGGGCGCCCCCATGGCGAGGCCGTGGCGCTTGCGGCGGCAGGCGGTGCGGCGCGCGGCGCCACCGCCTATGTCAGCCTTGAGCCCTGCGCCCATTGGGGCAAGACGCCGCCCTGTGCCGATGCCCTGGTGGCGGCGGCTGTGGCGCGGGTGGTGATCGCGACCGGCGATCCCGATCCGCGGGTCAGCGGCCGTGGCATGGAAACGCTGACCCGCGCCGGCGTCACGGTCGATCTGGGGCTGATGGCGGCCGAGGCCGGGGCGCTGAATGCCGGATTCTTCTCGCGCATTCTGACCGGGCGGCCGCTGGTCGCCTGGAAGGTCGCGACCACGCTGGATGGCCGCATCGCCACCCACAATGGCGAGAGCCAGTGGATCACAGGCCCGGAAGCCCGCGCCATGGGCCACATGCTGCGCGCCTCCCACGATGCGATCATGGTCGGCGTCGGCACGGCGCTGGCCGACAATCCGCGCCTGACCGTGCGGGTGCCGGGGCTTGAGGACCGCTCGCCGGTCCGGGTGGTGATCGACAGCCGCCTGAAGCTGCCCCTGACCCATGCGCTGGTACGTGAGGCTGCCCGCGGCCGCGACACGGGCGTGGCGCCGGTCTGGCTGGTGACGCGCGACGATGCCGATGTCACCCGCCGGGCCGCACTGGTTCAGGCGGGGGTCGAAGTGCTGGGTGTGCCCGACGGCGCCGATGGCCGCCCCGACCCGCTGCGGGTGCTGGAGGTTCTGGGCCAGCGCGGCATCACCCGGGTGCTGCTGGAAGGCGGCGGCGAGCTTGCGGCGTCTCTGCTCCGCGATCGGCTGGTCGACCGGGTCCACTGGTTCAGGGCGCCGGTGGTGGCCGGCGGCGACGGGTTGGCGGCGGCGCGCGCTTATGGTGTGGACCATCTGGTCGACATGGCGGCGTTCGAGCGGCTGGACGTCCTGTCCCTTGGACCCGACATATACGAAACCTATGCGGCGACCGGCACCGTCGCCCCCCGGATCTGA
- a CDS encoding winged helix-turn-helix transcriptional regulator has translation MSLKVRKNRSAPPPETCALTECMSIIAGAWAPNVIWHLRAGPRRFSELRSDIPPISAKVLSQRLKELEGRGVLSRAVQPTTPPSVAYALTVLGHELVPALDAIVAVGHKLKAERR, from the coding sequence ATGAGTTTGAAAGTCCGGAAGAACCGAAGCGCGCCGCCGCCCGAGACCTGCGCGCTGACAGAATGCATGTCGATCATCGCCGGTGCGTGGGCACCGAATGTGATCTGGCACCTGCGTGCCGGACCACGGCGCTTCAGCGAGCTGCGGTCCGACATCCCGCCGATTTCAGCCAAGGTGCTTTCGCAGCGATTGAAGGAACTCGAAGGCCGCGGCGTCCTGTCGCGTGCCGTCCAACCGACGACGCCTCCGTCGGTCGCGTATGCCCTCACAGTGCTCGGGCACGAACTCGTCCCGGCACTCGACGCGATCGTCGCGGTGGGACACAAGTTGAAAGCCGAACGGCGGTAG
- a CDS encoding tautomerase family protein gives MPYVNIRITRDGATPEQKAELIRGVTDLLVRVLDKNPATTFVVIDEVAMEDWGVGGLPVEDYNRSLEQPS, from the coding sequence ATGCCCTATGTCAACATCAGGATCACGCGCGACGGCGCGACACCCGAACAGAAAGCCGAATTGATCAGGGGCGTCACCGACCTGCTGGTGCGCGTGCTCGACAAAAATCCCGCCACCACCTTCGTCGTCATCGATGAGGTCGCGATGGAAGACTGGGGCGTCGGGGGGCTTCCGGTCGAGGACTATAACAGATCGCTCGAACAGCCGTCATAG
- the glyA gene encoding serine hydroxymethyltransferase, with protein sequence MTDQTPSYNAQAFFRASLADDAELMRSIDGELTRQRDQIELIASENIASPAVMAAQGTVLTNKYAEGYPGKRYYGGCEFVDIAEALAIERACTLFDCTYANVQPHSGAQANQAVFQALLKPGDTILGMSLAAGGHLTHGAAPNQSGKWFHAVQYGVRLQDGRIDMDEVERLALESQPKLIIAGGSAYSRIFDFERFRAIADAVGAYLMVDMAHFAGLVAAGVHPSPLPHAHVVTTTTHKTLRGPRGGMVLSNDEALGKKINSAVFPGLQGGPLMHVIAAKAVAFGEALRPDFKGYAGQVVANAQALAETLVAGGLDIVTGGTDNHLMLVDLRPKGLKGNATEDALERSGITCNKNAIPFDPEKPMVTSGVRLGTPAGTTRGFGEEEFREVGRLIVQVLDALAANPEGDAVVEAAVRAEVKALCDRFPIYPAL encoded by the coding sequence ATGACCGACCAGACCCCCAGCTATAATGCCCAGGCGTTCTTCCGCGCCTCGCTCGCCGATGACGCCGAGCTGATGCGCTCGATCGACGGCGAACTGACCCGTCAGCGCGACCAGATCGAGCTGATCGCCTCCGAGAATATCGCCAGCCCCGCGGTGATGGCCGCCCAGGGCACGGTGCTGACCAACAAATATGCCGAGGGCTATCCGGGCAAGCGCTATTACGGCGGCTGCGAATTCGTCGACATCGCCGAGGCGCTGGCGATCGAGCGCGCCTGCACGCTGTTCGACTGCACCTATGCCAATGTTCAGCCGCATTCGGGGGCCCAGGCCAATCAGGCGGTGTTCCAGGCGCTGCTGAAGCCGGGCGACACCATCCTTGGCATGTCGCTGGCGGCCGGCGGCCACCTCACCCATGGCGCCGCCCCCAACCAGTCGGGCAAATGGTTCCATGCGGTTCAGTATGGCGTGCGTCTTCAGGACGGCCGTATCGACATGGACGAGGTCGAGCGCCTGGCCCTGGAAAGCCAGCCGAAGCTGATCATCGCCGGCGGTTCGGCCTATAGCCGCATCTTCGATTTTGAACGCTTCCGCGCCATCGCCGACGCGGTCGGTGCCTATCTGATGGTTGACATGGCCCATTTCGCCGGGCTGGTCGCGGCCGGTGTTCATCCGTCGCCGCTGCCGCATGCCCATGTCGTCACCACCACCACCCATAAGACCCTGCGCGGTCCGCGCGGCGGCATGGTGCTGTCGAATGACGAGGCGCTGGGCAAGAAGATCAATTCGGCGGTGTTCCCCGGCCTTCAGGGCGGCCCGCTGATGCACGTCATCGCGGCCAAGGCGGTGGCGTTCGGCGAGGCGCTTCGGCCCGACTTCAAGGGCTATGCCGGGCAGGTGGTGGCCAACGCCCAGGCACTGGCCGAAACTCTGGTCGCAGGGGGCCTCGACATCGTCACCGGCGGCACCGACAATCATCTGATGCTGGTCGACCTCAGGCCCAAGGGTCTGAAGGGCAATGCCACCGAGGATGCGCTGGAGCGGTCGGGGATCACCTGCAACAAGAACGCGATCCCCTTCGATCCCGAAAAGCCGATGGTGACCTCGGGCGTGCGCCTTGGCACACCGGCCGGCACCACCCGCGGTTTCGGTGAAGAGGAATTCCGCGAGGTCGGGCGGCTGATCGTGCAGGTGCTCGACGCGCTTGCCGCCAACCCTGAGGGCGACGCGGTCGTCGAGGCGGCGGTGCGGGCCGAGGTCAAGGCGCTCTGCGACCGCTTCCCCATCTATCCGGCGCTCTGA
- the gstA gene encoding glutathione transferase GstA — protein MLLYFKPGACSLASRITLTEIGRDFDAIKVDTETARTAMGTDYLTVNPKGYVPALEIEPGVILTENAAILQYLADIAPEAAIAPAAGTIERVRLQEWLNFTASELHKSFSPWFSGRTLEDDETSRAEAMLFRRIGDVERALSDGRPFILGPTFTIADAYLFVVLNWSKFIDISLARWPAVAAYVGRIGSRPAVRAALVAEGLIQPEAA, from the coding sequence ATGTTGCTCTACTTCAAACCCGGCGCCTGCTCGCTCGCGTCTCGCATCACCCTGACCGAGATCGGTCGGGATTTCGACGCGATCAAAGTTGATACCGAGACCGCCAGAACGGCAATGGGGACCGATTATCTGACGGTGAACCCGAAAGGCTACGTGCCCGCTCTGGAGATTGAACCGGGGGTGATCCTCACGGAGAACGCGGCCATCTTGCAGTATCTCGCAGACATCGCTCCGGAAGCGGCGATTGCGCCCGCCGCGGGAACGATCGAGCGGGTCCGGTTGCAGGAGTGGCTCAACTTCACCGCGTCCGAACTGCATAAGAGCTTCAGCCCCTGGTTCAGCGGTCGCACACTTGAAGACGATGAGACATCCCGTGCCGAGGCAATGCTTTTCCGCCGCATCGGCGATGTCGAGCGCGCGCTGTCGGACGGACGGCCCTTTATCCTCGGCCCGACCTTCACGATCGCCGACGCTTATCTGTTCGTCGTCCTCAACTGGAGCAAGTTTATCGACATCAGTCTGGCGCGCTGGCCGGCTGTCGCCGCTTATGTCGGCCGCATTGGTTCACGTCCGGCGGTGCGCGCTGCGCTGGTGGCCGAGGGCCTTATTCAGCCGGAGGCAGCATGA
- the thpR gene encoding RNA 2',3'-cyclic phosphodiesterase, which yields MPRLFVALPLPEAVREALSGLRGGLTGARWTAPANLHLTLRFIGEVDGPSVADALDALGTIDVVPLTLSLKGLGLFGPARRPGILWIDVDGGPELIELQRRVDAAIDGAGLPRDRRRFTPHITLARLRRAADDRLDRYLTTHAAAAVPPFTVDAMHLFESRLGHEGPVYSSLGAFGGLAHVGGSLDDLDDFAELDAPDDSEYPMLATSGGRVQPGFDGRGHATTSWGGPPSPWRDADIWPHGVSRRRRRR from the coding sequence ATGCCCAGGCTGTTCGTCGCTCTTCCCCTCCCCGAAGCCGTCAGGGAGGCGCTGTCCGGCCTCCGGGGTGGGCTCACCGGCGCCCGCTGGACGGCGCCGGCCAATCTGCACCTGACATTGCGCTTCATTGGCGAGGTCGACGGGCCGTCGGTTGCCGACGCGCTCGACGCCCTCGGCACGATAGATGTCGTGCCGCTGACCCTGTCTCTCAAGGGGCTTGGTCTGTTCGGGCCGGCGAGACGGCCCGGAATATTGTGGATCGACGTCGATGGCGGCCCTGAACTGATCGAACTGCAGCGCCGTGTGGATGCAGCGATCGACGGTGCCGGCCTGCCCCGCGACCGGCGCCGGTTCACGCCGCATATCACCCTCGCCCGGCTGCGCCGCGCCGCCGATGACCGGCTCGACCGCTATCTCACCACCCATGCGGCCGCGGCCGTGCCGCCGTTCACGGTGGATGCGATGCACCTGTTCGAAAGCCGGCTCGGCCATGAGGGGCCGGTCTACAGCAGCCTCGGTGCCTTCGGCGGCCTGGCTCATGTCGGCGGCAGCCTCGACGATCTGGACGATTTCGCCGAACTGGACGCACCCGACGACAGCGAGTATCCGATGCTCGCCACGTCGGGCGGACGCGTGCAGCCGGGCTTCGATGGCCGCGGCCATGCGACGACCAGTTGGGGCGGCCCGCCATCGCCGTGGCGCGACGCCGATATCTGGCCGCATGGCGTGTCACGCCGCCGTCGACGCCGCTGA
- the ribB gene encoding 3,4-dihydroxy-2-butanone-4-phosphate synthase, with protein sequence MTVIKDQAADDTRAYISDIEDVIEDARAGRMVVLVDDEDRENEGDLVIPAEMVTPEVINFMAKHGRGLICLTLTSERVEELGLPLMTQRNASRHHTNFTLSIEAREGVTTGISAADRAHTVKVAIDPEAGARDVVTPGHIFPLRARDGGVLVRAGHTEAAVDIARLAGLNPSGVICEIMNDDGSMARMPDLVPFAQLHGLKIGTIADLIAYRRRTEKLVERLTDGLFRSHFGGDWRMIVYASKIDGAEHMALVKGDLAAAGDQPALVRMHVVNAFDDLLGDRSSGRAGAVRAAMEQIDRAGRGVLVLLREPRPTGLSEMARLRLESPQAASSLRDYGTGAQILLDLGVRNMILISNSRQTVVGLDGYGLHIVGYAPLTIEKV encoded by the coding sequence ATGACGGTGATCAAGGACCAGGCGGCCGACGATACGCGCGCCTATATCTCCGACATCGAGGACGTGATCGAGGACGCCCGTGCCGGCCGCATGGTGGTGCTGGTCGATGACGAGGACCGCGAGAACGAGGGCGATCTGGTCATTCCGGCCGAGATGGTGACGCCTGAGGTGATCAACTTCATGGCCAAGCACGGCCGCGGGCTGATCTGTCTGACCCTGACCAGCGAGCGGGTCGAGGAACTGGGCCTGCCGCTGATGACACAGCGCAACGCCTCGCGCCATCACACCAATTTCACGTTGTCGATCGAGGCCCGCGAGGGCGTGACCACCGGCATTTCGGCCGCAGACCGTGCCCACACCGTGAAGGTGGCGATCGACCCCGAGGCGGGGGCCCGCGATGTGGTGACCCCCGGTCATATCTTTCCGCTGCGTGCCCGCGACGGCGGGGTGCTGGTCCGTGCCGGCCATACCGAGGCGGCGGTCGACATCGCGCGCCTGGCCGGTCTCAACCCGTCGGGCGTGATCTGCGAGATCATGAACGATGACGGCTCGATGGCGCGGATGCCCGATCTGGTACCCTTCGCTCAGTTGCACGGCCTGAAGATCGGCACCATCGCCGATCTGATCGCCTATCGCCGCCGCACCGAGAAACTGGTGGAGCGCCTGACCGACGGCCTTTTCCGCAGCCATTTCGGCGGCGACTGGCGCATGATCGTCTATGCGAGCAAGATCGACGGCGCCGAGCATATGGCGCTGGTGAAGGGCGATCTGGCCGCCGCCGGCGATCAGCCGGCGCTGGTGCGCATGCATGTGGTCAATGCCTTCGACGATCTGCTTGGCGATCGCAGCAGCGGCCGCGCCGGTGCCGTGCGCGCCGCCATGGAGCAGATCGACCGCGCCGGGCGTGGCGTGCTGGTCCTGCTGCGCGAGCCGCGCCCCACAGGCCTGTCCGAGATGGCGCGGCTGCGGCTGGAAAGCCCGCAGGCGGCATCATCGCTGCGCGATTACGGCACCGGCGCGCAGATCCTGCTGGATCTGGGCGTGCGCAACATGATCCTGATTTCGAACTCGCGGCAGACGGTGGTGGGGCTGGACGGTTACGGCCTGCACATCGTCGGCTATGCCCCGCTTACCATCGAGAAGGTCTGA